The following proteins come from a genomic window of Myroides odoratus DSM 2801:
- the mnmG gene encoding tRNA uridine-5-carboxymethylaminomethyl(34) synthesis enzyme MnmG, which produces MSIFQDIYDVIVVGGGHAGSEAAAAAANMGSKTLLITMSLQNIAQMSCNPAMGGIAKGQIVREIDALGGYSGIVSDQTAIQFKMLNKSKGPAMWSPRVQSDRMRFSETWRLMLEGTPNLDFYQDMVKSLLVNNHKIEGVVTSLGLTIKAKTVILTNGTFLNGLIHIGEKQFGGGRAGEGAAFGITEDLVKLGFTAGRMKTGTPPRVDGRSLDYSKMEVQGGDVNPSKFSYMDVTSPLKQQRDCFMTYTSGEVHDLLREGFDRSPMFTGRIKSLGPRYCPSIEDKINRFADKERHQIFVEPEGWNTCEIYVNGFSTSLPEDIQFKALRAVAGFENAKIFRPGYAIEYDYFPPTQLKHTLETKLVDGLYFAGQINGTTGYEEAASQGLMAGINAHLKVHEKEPLILRRDEAYIGVLIDDLITKGTEEPYRMFTSRAEYRTLLRQDNADFRLTPMSFSIGLASEERMRRMEYKREESEKFVEFFKETSVKKEEANPILEAKGSSLMSQPDKMFKVFSRPQIELEDILKFKKVEEYIAETGIDQEVIEQAEIQVKYSGYIEKEKNNADKLTRLEDVKIPENFDYDKIVSLSFESREKFKKIRPITISQASRISGVTPTDISILLIHMGR; this is translated from the coding sequence ATGAGTATTTTTCAAGATATATATGATGTAATTGTTGTTGGTGGTGGACATGCCGGTTCCGAGGCAGCAGCAGCAGCAGCGAATATGGGATCAAAAACCCTTTTGATCACCATGAGCTTGCAGAATATCGCTCAGATGTCTTGTAATCCTGCCATGGGTGGAATTGCTAAAGGACAAATCGTACGTGAGATCGATGCATTGGGTGGATATTCAGGAATCGTGTCTGATCAGACAGCAATTCAGTTCAAAATGCTGAATAAATCCAAAGGACCAGCGATGTGGTCGCCACGTGTGCAATCGGATCGTATGCGTTTTTCTGAAACTTGGCGCTTGATGTTAGAGGGGACTCCGAACTTGGATTTTTACCAAGATATGGTAAAATCGTTGTTGGTGAATAACCATAAAATTGAAGGTGTCGTGACAAGTTTGGGCTTAACCATCAAAGCGAAGACTGTAATTTTGACGAATGGAACTTTCCTAAATGGGTTAATTCATATCGGTGAAAAACAGTTTGGTGGGGGTAGAGCAGGAGAAGGAGCCGCTTTTGGTATTACAGAAGATTTAGTAAAACTTGGTTTTACAGCAGGACGTATGAAGACAGGAACTCCTCCACGAGTGGATGGACGCTCGTTAGATTATTCAAAAATGGAAGTTCAAGGCGGTGATGTGAACCCATCGAAGTTCTCTTATATGGATGTTACATCGCCTTTAAAACAGCAAAGAGACTGTTTTATGACCTATACTTCTGGAGAGGTTCACGATCTACTTCGTGAAGGTTTTGACCGTTCTCCGATGTTTACAGGACGTATAAAAAGTCTTGGACCACGTTATTGTCCTTCGATTGAAGACAAGATAAATCGCTTTGCTGATAAAGAAAGACATCAGATTTTTGTGGAGCCAGAAGGATGGAATACATGCGAAATTTATGTGAATGGATTCTCTACTTCGCTTCCTGAAGATATCCAATTTAAGGCACTACGTGCCGTAGCAGGTTTTGAAAATGCGAAGATATTTAGACCAGGTTATGCTATCGAATATGACTATTTTCCACCAACACAATTGAAGCATACATTAGAAACAAAATTGGTCGATGGATTGTATTTTGCAGGTCAAATTAACGGTACAACTGGATACGAAGAAGCAGCTTCTCAAGGGTTGATGGCAGGTATAAATGCACACTTAAAAGTGCACGAAAAAGAGCCTTTAATCTTGAGAAGAGATGAAGCTTATATCGGAGTTTTGATTGATGATTTGATTACTAAAGGAACAGAAGAGCCTTATCGTATGTTTACTTCTCGAGCAGAATATCGTACTTTATTGCGTCAAGATAATGCGGATTTCCGATTGACACCGATGTCGTTTTCGATCGGTTTAGCTTCAGAAGAGCGCATGAGAAGAATGGAATATAAGCGTGAAGAGTCGGAAAAATTCGTTGAGTTTTTCAAAGAAACAAGTGTCAAAAAAGAAGAGGCAAATCCGATTTTAGAAGCAAAAGGATCCTCTTTAATGAGTCAACCGGATAAGATGTTTAAGGTATTTTCACGTCCACAAATTGAATTAGAGGACATACTTAAATTCAAAAAAGTGGAGGAGTATATTGCTGAAACAGGTATCGATCAGGAGGTAATTGAGCAGGCAGAAATCCAAGTTAAATATTCTGGATACATTGAAAAGGAAAAGAATAATGCGGACAAGTTAACCCGTTTAGAGGACGTTAAAATACCAGAGAATTTTGATTATGATAAGATCGTTTCGCTGTCGTTTGAGTCCCGTGAGAAGTTCAAAAAGATTCGTCCAATAACGATCTCTCAAGCCTCACGTATCAGTGGAGTAACCCCGACAGACATATCAATTTTATTGATCCATATGGGGAGATAA
- a CDS encoding class I SAM-dependent methyltransferase, which translates to MNFTKDEKFLTVKDYTVSQEIFSLYYNRAYDLLLTDPIPPKEILGNYYQSENYISHTDGKRNLFERLYQGVKKIALRKKVDLLFKQNNAVGSLLDIGCGTGDFLVEAKKRGWTTTGFEPNDKASELAAKKGITIAKQLSDLPDHSFDVITLWHVLEHIPNLEEQIIVLRRLLKPEGKLIVAVPNYKSYDAMHYKEYWAAFDVPRHIWHFSQKSITTIFSQFDFKVDELQPMLFDSFYVSLLSEEYKSGKKNWIKAFFVGLRSNVEARNSMEYSSLIYCLSKTA; encoded by the coding sequence ATGAATTTTACAAAAGACGAAAAATTTTTAACGGTAAAAGATTACACCGTTTCTCAAGAAATATTTTCCTTATACTATAATCGTGCATATGATTTGTTGCTAACAGATCCGATTCCACCAAAAGAAATTTTAGGCAATTATTATCAAAGTGAAAATTATATTTCGCATACCGATGGAAAGCGAAATTTATTTGAACGTTTATACCAAGGAGTAAAAAAAATTGCTTTGCGTAAAAAAGTAGATTTATTATTTAAACAAAATAATGCAGTTGGATCCCTTTTGGATATTGGATGTGGCACAGGAGATTTTTTGGTCGAAGCAAAAAAAAGAGGGTGGACGACAACAGGATTTGAACCCAATGATAAAGCAAGCGAATTGGCGGCTAAAAAAGGAATAACAATCGCAAAGCAATTGAGTGATCTGCCTGATCATTCTTTCGATGTGATTACCCTTTGGCATGTGCTAGAACATATTCCTAATTTAGAGGAGCAAATTATAGTGTTACGTCGTTTATTAAAACCAGAGGGCAAATTGATTGTAGCGGTTCCCAATTACAAATCATACGATGCGATGCATTATAAAGAGTACTGGGCTGCTTTTGATGTACCTCGTCATATTTGGCATTTTTCACAAAAATCAATTACTACTATTTTTTCGCAGTTTGATTTTAAAGTGGATGAATTACAGCCCATGCTTTTTGATAGCTTTTATGTTTCCCTTTTATCTGAAGAATATAAAAGTGGAAAGAAGAATTGGATCAAAGCATTTTTTGTTGGATTGCGTTCCAATGTAGAAGCAAGAAATTCGATGGAATATTCCTCTTTAATTTATTGTTTGTCCAAAACAGCCTAG
- a CDS encoding OmpH family outer membrane protein gives MKKGIFVLGLAGLLVSCNNNANTAATTEFKTAYIDSSKLMTEYQEVKDIESKYKIKSEEKGKAFEGEIAQFQREVQSFQTNAAEKGQAWAQQKGGELQRREQQLQVKQQTIFQELQAESTKEMDSIVKKVKSHIADYAKKKNLDYVFNTEEASTVIYGKDEYNITEDIIKELNAKYQGSAAASTVDGKKEATPAVKEEK, from the coding sequence ATGAAAAAAGGTATTTTCGTATTAGGATTAGCGGGATTGTTAGTTTCTTGTAACAACAATGCAAACACTGCTGCTACAACAGAATTTAAAACTGCGTATATTGATTCTTCTAAATTAATGACAGAATATCAAGAGGTAAAAGATATTGAATCAAAATACAAAATAAAATCTGAAGAGAAAGGAAAAGCTTTCGAAGGAGAAATTGCACAATTTCAACGTGAGGTTCAAAGCTTCCAAACCAATGCTGCTGAAAAAGGTCAAGCATGGGCTCAACAAAAAGGTGGAGAGTTACAACGTAGAGAGCAACAGTTACAAGTTAAGCAACAAACTATTTTCCAAGAGTTACAAGCTGAAAGTACAAAAGAGATGGATTCTATCGTGAAGAAAGTAAAATCTCACATTGCTGACTATGCAAAGAAAAAGAACTTAGATTATGTATTTAATACAGAAGAGGCTTCTACTGTGATTTATGGTAAAGACGAGTATAATATCACAGAAGATATTATCAAAGAATTAAATGCAAAATACCAAGGTTCAGCAGCAGCTAGTACAGTAGATGGTAAAAAAGAAGCTACTCCTGCAGTAAAAGAAGAAAAATAA
- a CDS encoding helix-turn-helix domain-containing protein: protein MENFSREATYVLQFINETKQSIFLTGKAGTGKTTLLKEIVNSTHKNTVIVAPTGIAALNAGGVTIHSFFHFPLAAFIPDAVNPPIFSEYVKFENRVSIKKHFRMSNMRRSLFLNLELLIVDEVSMLRADVLDAMDFMLQTIRRNNKPFGGVQLLFIGDLLQLPPVVKNEEWEVLRRYYEGSYFFHSNVIQGNPPLYIELDKVYRQSDDAFIQILNNLRNNTITPANLQVLNQYVNPTFDQQKTAGYITLTTHNAKADTINSDSLEALEAKAYTFQAEVVGEFPTNIYPIENQLQLKVGAQVIFIKNDLSFEKKYYNGKMGIVQKLSPSEIYVKFPEENQVIEVERYEWQNIRYKVNPNTKEIEEELLGTFTHYPLKLAWAITVHKSQGLTFEKAILDVSKVFLPGQAYVALSRLKSLQGLVLLTPIQMNGLKNDYDVMQYAKNKADKETLEEEIHKQTLLFLEERLQEAFSWKGLSQNWRNHLYSYNDEAERSKKSEFKSWTMKIVQTLEELVVLADKFIIQLKRLFLEPTVDINFVKERVDKAYAYFFPTLDHVVFELLFTMAQVRGKRQMKTFFTELEALEDQTIKAVLDVKKAKQIVDLVIKKERLTKENLRSLEVGEYRINHLTHIASLLRTSRLDLQDDYDLIEDLKTKDKEKKEKKKSTFVITYELWMDGLRVDAIAQERKLTPTTIFSHLAKLISDGKIQLNEVLDQDKIERLQQVFTAHEGKPLAEIKNASNNEFTWEELKLYQRTIPDSETE from the coding sequence ATGGAAAATTTTTCTAGAGAAGCCACGTATGTTTTACAGTTTATCAACGAGACCAAGCAGTCCATTTTTTTAACTGGAAAAGCGGGGACAGGTAAAACAACGTTGTTGAAAGAGATTGTCAATAGCACCCATAAAAATACCGTTATTGTTGCACCTACGGGTATTGCTGCATTGAATGCGGGTGGTGTTACCATCCATTCTTTTTTCCATTTTCCGTTGGCTGCATTTATTCCAGATGCTGTTAATCCGCCCATTTTTAGTGAATATGTCAAGTTTGAAAATCGCGTTTCAATTAAGAAGCATTTTCGAATGAGTAATATGCGTCGATCTCTTTTTCTCAATTTGGAATTGCTTATTGTTGATGAAGTGAGTATGCTGCGTGCAGATGTATTAGATGCAATGGATTTTATGCTGCAGACCATTCGACGAAACAATAAGCCTTTTGGAGGTGTTCAGCTGTTGTTTATTGGAGATTTACTACAATTACCTCCTGTGGTAAAAAACGAAGAATGGGAAGTTTTACGTCGTTATTACGAAGGATCTTACTTTTTTCATTCCAATGTTATTCAAGGTAATCCACCGTTGTATATCGAATTGGATAAAGTCTATCGTCAATCCGATGATGCGTTTATTCAAATTTTGAATAACCTGAGAAATAATACCATTACACCAGCTAATTTACAAGTGCTTAATCAGTATGTTAATCCAACTTTTGATCAGCAAAAAACAGCAGGATATATTACATTGACCACCCATAATGCTAAAGCCGATACGATTAATTCAGATTCGCTAGAGGCATTAGAAGCAAAAGCTTATACTTTTCAAGCCGAAGTTGTTGGAGAGTTTCCAACGAATATTTATCCCATCGAAAATCAATTGCAATTGAAAGTAGGAGCACAGGTTATTTTTATAAAAAATGATTTGTCCTTTGAGAAGAAGTATTACAATGGTAAGATGGGGATTGTTCAAAAATTGAGTCCAAGTGAAATTTATGTCAAGTTTCCGGAGGAGAATCAAGTGATAGAAGTAGAGCGTTATGAATGGCAAAACATTCGCTACAAAGTCAATCCGAATACAAAAGAAATAGAGGAAGAGCTTTTGGGAACCTTCACCCATTACCCTTTAAAATTGGCTTGGGCGATTACCGTTCACAAAAGTCAGGGATTAACCTTCGAAAAAGCGATTTTAGACGTTTCTAAGGTGTTTTTGCCAGGTCAGGCTTATGTTGCCTTATCTCGATTGAAATCACTGCAAGGATTGGTTCTTTTGACACCTATTCAGATGAATGGACTAAAGAACGATTACGATGTCATGCAATACGCCAAAAACAAGGCCGATAAAGAGACCTTAGAAGAAGAAATACACAAGCAGACCTTGCTTTTCTTAGAAGAGCGACTGCAAGAAGCTTTTTCTTGGAAAGGATTGAGTCAAAATTGGCGCAATCACTTGTATTCGTATAATGACGAAGCCGAGCGAAGCAAGAAGAGTGAATTTAAGAGTTGGACGATGAAAATTGTTCAAACGCTTGAAGAATTAGTCGTGCTAGCGGATAAATTTATCATCCAATTGAAGCGCCTTTTTCTGGAACCCACAGTGGATATTAATTTTGTAAAAGAACGCGTAGATAAAGCCTATGCCTATTTTTTCCCAACGTTAGACCACGTGGTGTTTGAATTGTTATTTACCATGGCTCAAGTGAGAGGTAAAAGACAAATGAAAACGTTTTTTACGGAATTAGAAGCTTTAGAAGATCAAACTATTAAAGCTGTTTTGGATGTGAAAAAGGCCAAACAAATTGTGGATTTGGTAATCAAAAAAGAACGTCTAACCAAAGAGAATTTAAGAAGTTTAGAGGTAGGGGAGTATCGAATTAATCACCTCACCCATATTGCTTCTCTTTTGCGTACGAGTCGTTTGGATTTACAGGATGATTATGATTTAATTGAAGACTTAAAGACCAAAGACAAGGAAAAGAAAGAAAAAAAGAAAAGTACTTTTGTTATTACGTATGAGTTGTGGATGGATGGACTACGAGTTGATGCTATTGCACAAGAACGCAAGTTAACACCAACAACTATTTTTTCGCATTTAGCTAAATTGATTTCGGATGGTAAGATTCAATTGAATGAAGTGCTAGATCAAGACAAAATAGAGCGATTACAGCAAGTATTTACCGCACATGAGGGCAAACCTCTTGCGGAAATAAAAAATGCCTCAAATAACGAATTTACTTGGGAAGAATTAAAATTATACCAACGTACAATACCAGATAGCGAAACAGAATAG
- a CDS encoding DNA polymerase III subunit yields MLFSEIVGQNHIKNHLLQSASTGRIPHAQLFIGQEGTGTLAMAIAYAQYLLCKNTGGENTGGNESCNIKFNALMHPDLHFVYPVATTSEVTKHPTSDKFAEQWRTFLKANPYGSLFDWYNHIDIQNKQGQIGVDEAGEILKKLALKSYEGGYKIMIIWMADKLNTEASNKILKILEEPPAKTIFILIAENEQSILQTILSRCQLLRFNALNSVEIEQALIANQHCDAQQAALLSRQAQGNYNKALQLVSNAADSADFEQKFVTWVRAAFRAKGNAAVIKDLIEWSEDLATLGREQQKQFLEFCIELFRQALLYNYQSPNLVYYQTSVDKFKLENFAPFVNGANIDEIFEELSQAMYHIERNGNSKMIFTDLSIKLTRLIHKK; encoded by the coding sequence ATGTTATTTTCAGAAATCGTTGGTCAAAACCACATCAAGAATCACTTACTTCAAAGTGCTAGCACAGGTCGAATTCCTCATGCTCAATTGTTTATTGGACAAGAAGGAACAGGAACATTAGCTATGGCAATTGCCTATGCACAGTATTTACTTTGTAAAAATACGGGAGGTGAAAACACCGGTGGAAACGAAAGTTGTAACATCAAATTCAATGCCTTAATGCATCCTGATTTACACTTTGTTTATCCTGTAGCTACTACAAGTGAGGTAACCAAACATCCAACAAGTGATAAATTTGCAGAACAGTGGAGAACGTTTCTAAAAGCAAATCCTTATGGCAGTCTTTTTGATTGGTATAACCACATTGATATTCAAAATAAACAAGGGCAAATTGGTGTAGATGAAGCGGGTGAAATTCTGAAAAAACTAGCTTTAAAATCCTATGAAGGAGGATATAAAATTATGATTATTTGGATGGCTGATAAACTCAATACAGAGGCTTCCAATAAGATTTTAAAGATTCTGGAAGAACCGCCTGCCAAAACTATTTTTATTTTGATTGCCGAAAATGAGCAATCCATTCTTCAAACGATTTTATCGCGCTGTCAATTATTGCGTTTTAACGCCCTAAACAGCGTTGAAATAGAGCAAGCACTTATAGCTAATCAGCATTGTGATGCACAACAAGCCGCATTACTTTCACGTCAAGCACAAGGCAATTACAACAAAGCTTTACAGTTGGTTTCCAATGCTGCTGATTCGGCTGATTTTGAACAAAAATTCGTTACTTGGGTACGTGCTGCTTTTCGAGCAAAAGGCAATGCCGCGGTAATTAAGGACTTGATTGAATGGAGCGAAGATTTAGCAACCTTAGGAAGAGAGCAACAAAAGCAGTTTTTAGAATTTTGCATTGAACTATTTAGACAAGCGCTTTTATACAATTATCAGTCGCCTAATCTAGTATATTATCAAACGTCTGTAGATAAATTTAAATTAGAAAATTTTGCTCCTTTTGTCAATGGTGCCAATATTGATGAGATTTTTGAAGAACTATCTCAAGCGATGTACCACATTGAGCGCAATGGAAACAGCAAAATGATTTTCACTGACTTATCGATCAAATTAACGCGTTTGATCCACAAAAAATAG
- a CDS encoding phosphoglycerate kinase, with the protein MKTIDNVNFKNKKVLIRVDFNVPLNEAFEVTDTNRIEAAKPTIEKVVNDGGVAILVSHLGRPKGEKNDAFSLRHIVAKTEEVLGAKVTFVADCIGETVKTAVEQSQPGDIILLENLRFYAEEEKGEEQFAAALASIADSYINDAFGTAHRAHASTTIVAKFFPNDKCFGYLLAKEIESIDKVLNSSEKPVTAILGGSKVSSKITIIENILDKVDHMIIGGGMAFTFVKALGGSIGNSLCEDDKLELAMRIMEQAKAKNVQIHLPIDVVAADAFAADANTQIVDVNAIPAGWQGLDVGPETLASLKKVILDSKIILWNGPLGVFEMDKFANGTIELGNFIAEATKNGTFSLVGGGDSVAAVKQFGLAPKMSYVSTGGGAMLEMLEGQILPGIKAIQE; encoded by the coding sequence ATGAAAACAATTGATAATGTGAATTTTAAAAATAAAAAAGTATTAATTCGCGTTGATTTTAATGTACCTTTAAATGAGGCCTTTGAAGTAACAGATACCAATCGTATCGAAGCTGCAAAACCGACAATTGAAAAGGTAGTAAACGATGGAGGAGTGGCTATATTAGTTTCTCATTTAGGTCGTCCAAAAGGAGAAAAAAATGATGCCTTTTCGCTGCGCCATATTGTTGCAAAAACAGAAGAGGTACTAGGTGCTAAAGTTACATTTGTTGCTGATTGTATTGGTGAAACAGTAAAAACTGCAGTAGAGCAGAGCCAACCTGGAGACATTATTTTATTAGAAAACTTGCGTTTTTACGCGGAAGAAGAAAAAGGAGAGGAGCAATTTGCAGCTGCATTAGCTTCAATTGCTGATTCCTATATTAATGATGCTTTTGGTACTGCACACCGTGCACATGCTTCTACAACGATTGTAGCTAAATTTTTCCCGAACGATAAGTGTTTTGGATATTTATTAGCGAAAGAAATTGAAAGTATTGACAAGGTTTTGAATAGTTCTGAAAAACCAGTTACTGCTATTTTAGGTGGTTCAAAAGTTTCTTCTAAAATTACCATTATCGAAAATATCTTAGATAAAGTAGATCATATGATTATTGGAGGAGGAATGGCCTTTACTTTCGTTAAAGCCTTAGGTGGAAGTATTGGAAATTCACTTTGTGAAGATGATAAATTAGAATTGGCAATGCGCATTATGGAACAAGCGAAAGCAAAAAATGTTCAAATTCACTTGCCAATTGACGTAGTAGCTGCGGATGCATTTGCTGCAGATGCAAATACGCAAATCGTGGATGTTAATGCAATTCCAGCTGGATGGCAAGGACTAGATGTAGGTCCTGAGACATTAGCTAGTTTGAAAAAAGTGATTTTAGATTCAAAAATCATTCTTTGGAATGGACCGTTAGGGGTATTTGAGATGGATAAATTTGCCAATGGAACCATTGAACTAGGAAACTTCATTGCTGAAGCTACTAAAAATGGAACATTCTCTTTAGTAGGAGGTGGAGATTCTGTTGCAGCGGTTAAGCAATTTGGTTTAGCTCCAAAAATGAGTTATGTATCGACTGGAGGAGGAGCTATGTTAGAAATGTTAGAAGGACAAATATTGCCTGGTATCAAAGCAATACAAGAATAA
- a CDS encoding lytic transglycosylase domain-containing protein, whose protein sequence is MNYKGVALSLFSLLSFTLSAQEQTEGIELRSKELDPQVYLDSIKASFVNHSTSERIEKLWLDELINQDLFDEMSEDLTSDEFFNDEDGEWDGLTTAVLKERLALMNEKTPFNVEYNESLERLIKSFLKKRKKSFERLLGLSEYYFPMFEEQLAKNNIPLEVKYLAIVESALNPKAVSHMGATGLWQFMYATGKQYNLEVSSFKDDRIDPLKSSEAAAKFLGDLYKIFGDWDLVLASYNAGPGNVSKAIRRSNGLTNYWNIRPNLPRETQNYLPAFYATMYIFEYAKEHGIKANANIPMKLVQTDTVAVKRMMSFDQISKLLDVSQEELEFLNPTYKLKVVPYSSSELHFLRLPLDKAGMLVSNEEKIYAYVDFEENRKEKPNYDIAIAQTSGVRNKYHTIRKGESVGVIAKKYGLSIVELKRLNNMKTNVIYPGKKLVVGKSTVAQASTSGYYVVKKGDSLYSISKNLPGVTISKLKALNNMSDNSMLQPGMKLRIN, encoded by the coding sequence ATGAATTACAAAGGAGTAGCGTTATCCCTCTTTAGCCTATTATCTTTTACGTTAAGTGCACAAGAACAAACAGAAGGAATTGAATTAAGAAGTAAAGAATTAGATCCACAAGTGTATTTGGATTCGATTAAAGCAAGTTTTGTTAATCATTCTACTAGCGAACGCATCGAGAAGCTTTGGCTAGATGAATTGATCAATCAAGATTTGTTTGATGAGATGAGCGAAGACTTGACAAGCGATGAATTCTTTAATGATGAAGACGGTGAATGGGATGGATTAACAACGGCAGTCTTAAAAGAAAGATTGGCGTTGATGAATGAAAAAACACCCTTTAATGTGGAGTATAATGAATCTTTAGAACGCCTAATTAAATCGTTCTTAAAGAAAAGAAAGAAGTCATTTGAGCGTCTATTAGGACTTTCAGAGTACTATTTTCCCATGTTTGAGGAACAATTAGCTAAGAATAATATTCCGTTGGAAGTTAAGTATTTAGCTATTGTAGAATCCGCTTTAAATCCAAAAGCAGTTTCTCATATGGGAGCTACGGGTTTATGGCAATTTATGTATGCTACTGGTAAACAGTATAATTTAGAAGTTTCTTCGTTTAAAGATGATCGTATCGATCCTTTAAAATCTTCAGAAGCAGCAGCTAAATTTTTAGGTGATTTATACAAGATTTTTGGCGATTGGGACTTGGTATTGGCTTCTTATAATGCTGGTCCAGGTAACGTATCTAAAGCAATTCGCCGCTCAAATGGTTTAACGAATTACTGGAATATTCGACCAAATTTACCACGTGAAACACAAAACTATCTGCCTGCTTTTTATGCAACCATGTATATTTTTGAATATGCCAAAGAACATGGAATAAAAGCAAACGCTAATATCCCTATGAAATTAGTTCAAACGGATACAGTAGCAGTAAAACGCATGATGAGTTTTGATCAAATTTCCAAGTTATTAGATGTTAGTCAGGAAGAATTAGAGTTCTTGAATCCGACATATAAATTGAAAGTTGTTCCCTATTCTTCTAGTGAATTGCATTTTTTGCGTTTGCCTTTAGATAAAGCTGGAATGCTAGTTTCAAATGAAGAAAAAATTTACGCTTATGTAGATTTTGAGGAGAATCGCAAAGAGAAGCCAAATTATGATATTGCCATTGCGCAAACTTCTGGAGTTCGCAATAAATATCACACCATTAGAAAAGGAGAAAGCGTTGGTGTTATCGCTAAAAAATACGGATTATCTATCGTTGAATTAAAGCGTTTAAATAACATGAAAACGAATGTTATTTATCCGGGTAAAAAGTTAGTGGTAGGTAAATCTACGGTTGCACAAGCATCTACTAGTGGCTATTATGTGGTTAAAAAAGGCGATTCACTTTATTCAATCAGTAAAAATTTACCTGGTGTAACTATTTCGAAATTGAAAGCGCTGAATAATATGAGCGATAATTCGATGTTGCAACCTGGTATGAAGTTGAGAATTAATTAA
- a CDS encoding DUF4837 family protein, whose product MQKEDMRTPSQGQINQVLLVMDDDLWLSDVGDTIRNYLAAGIDGIIPAEPRFDLDQQSPGIFGNTAKNRKNIVYVSMREKKTNFELIVDQYAQPQSYFLIEGTDNKSIIATFLKYKDSIIDRFHQQEIVDIQQRIKEGPLYETVLLHDRYHIDIDLPASYKRVLVDDNFVWYKKEIASGNSNILVYSLPFEVVKPYTTQREFVLDMDYLRDSIVGKYIHSSEPETFMNMSVDFEPFHKIIQPKGLEVTEIKGTWDMENSFMSGPYLTYIVKKEGYYLVIEGFTYNPSMSKRNVMLELEAIMETLKIVQ is encoded by the coding sequence ATGCAGAAAGAAGACATGCGAACTCCTTCACAAGGACAAATAAATCAAGTTTTGTTAGTTATGGACGACGATTTGTGGTTGAGTGATGTAGGAGATACCATTCGCAATTATCTAGCGGCAGGCATCGATGGCATTATTCCTGCAGAACCTCGATTTGATTTAGATCAGCAGTCACCAGGTATTTTCGGCAATACAGCAAAAAATAGAAAGAATATTGTGTACGTTTCTATGCGTGAAAAGAAAACTAATTTTGAATTGATTGTGGATCAATATGCACAACCTCAGAGTTACTTTTTGATTGAAGGAACAGATAACAAGAGTATTATTGCTACTTTTTTGAAATATAAAGATTCAATTATCGACCGATTTCACCAACAAGAAATTGTAGATATTCAACAGCGTATCAAAGAAGGACCATTATATGAAACGGTGCTGTTACACGATAGATATCATATCGATATCGACTTACCTGCTTCGTATAAACGAGTTTTAGTCGATGATAATTTTGTCTGGTATAAAAAGGAAATAGCTTCAGGAAATAGCAATATTTTGGTGTATAGTTTACCCTTTGAAGTGGTTAAGCCTTATACAACCCAACGAGAGTTTGTATTAGATATGGATTATTTGAGAGATTCAATTGTAGGAAAGTACATTCACTCTTCAGAACCAGAGACCTTTATGAATATGAGTGTTGATTTTGAGCCCTTTCATAAAATCATTCAACCTAAAGGTCTAGAAGTTACAGAAATAAAAGGGACGTGGGATATGGAGAATAGCTTTATGAGCGGTCCTTATCTCACCTATATTGTTAAAAAAGAAGGGTATTATCTTGTAATAGAAGGATTTACGTATAATCCCTCCATGAGTAAGCGCAATGTGATGCTGGAATTGGAAGCCATTATGGAAACATTAAAAATAGTTCAATAA
- the rnpA gene encoding ribonuclease P protein component — MTKQNETYPREEKLKAKRLIDELFITGKSVSKYPLRLVYIEVDEEGVPQFQTGVSVSKRYFKKAVDRNYYKRLLRETYRKNKHLLVDQMDKKFAMMLFYQTKDRLNYQEVEHKMKGLFEKFIKQQQTTPTESENQAI; from the coding sequence ATGACAAAACAAAACGAAACTTATCCAAGGGAAGAAAAACTAAAAGCAAAAAGGCTTATAGATGAATTATTTATAACAGGTAAATCTGTTAGTAAATATCCCCTTCGCTTGGTGTATATTGAAGTGGATGAAGAGGGAGTTCCGCAATTTCAAACGGGTGTATCTGTATCCAAACGCTATTTTAAAAAGGCAGTTGACCGCAATTATTACAAGCGTTTACTTCGAGAAACCTACCGCAAAAACAAACACCTTCTCGTTGATCAGATGGATAAGAAGTTTGCGATGATGCTCTTTTATCAAACCAAGGATCGTTTAAATTACCAAGAAGTAGAGCACAAGATGAAAGGATTATTTGAAAAGTTTATCAAACAACAACAAACAACCCCTACAGAAAGCGAAAATCAAGCGATTTAA